Proteins encoded in a region of the Dreissena polymorpha isolate Duluth1 chromosome 6, UMN_Dpol_1.0, whole genome shotgun sequence genome:
- the LOC127834117 gene encoding uncharacterized protein LOC127834117: protein MTSSNTPPSPTSPPRTPHPQRQLHRHHGPHIPSANYTATTDPTSPAPTTPPPRTPHPQRQLHRHHGPHIPSANYTATTDTTSPAPNTPPPRTPHPQRQLHRHHGPHIPSANYTATTDPTSPANANATNALITAPAMNTFIFALLIFGFVAMTTVEGGRRGGVIAGGQFSGGIIGGGGGHGGGGVIAGGSASGGIAAGGNNGNGGFIAGGSASGGGIFGRPG from the exons ATGACGTCATCGAACACGCCACCATCGCCAACTTCACCGCCACGGACCCCACATCCCCAGCGCCAACTACACCGCCACCACGGACCCCACATCCCCAGCGCCAACTACACCGCCACCACGGACCCAACATCACCAGCGCCAACTACACCGCCACCACGGACCCCACATCCCCAGCGCCAACTACACCGCCACCACGGACCCCACATCCCCAGCGCCAACTACACCGCCACCACGGACACCACATCCCCAGCGCCAAATACACCGCCACCACGGACCCCACATCCCCAGCGCCAACTACACCGCCACCACGGACCCCACATCCCCAGCGCCAACTACACCGCCACCACGGACCCCACATCCCCAGCGAACGCTAACGCCACCAACGCAC TCATCACAGCACCAGCTATGAACACGTTCATATTTGCGCTGCTAATCTTTGGCTTCGTCGCAATGACTACAGTGGAGG GCGGCAGAAGAGGTGGTGTTATTGCCGGTGGCCAATTCAGTGGCGGTATAATCGGCGGTGGAGGCGGACATGGCGGTGGCGGCGTCATAGCCGGGGGCAGTGCATCGGGCGGCATCGCGGCAGGTGGAAACAATGGCAACGGCGGCTTCATTGCAGGAGGAAGCGCCAGCGGAGGCGGAATTTTCGGACGTCCAGGCTAA